The following are from one region of the Capsicum annuum cultivar UCD-10X-F1 chromosome 1, UCD10Xv1.1, whole genome shotgun sequence genome:
- the LOC107854446 gene encoding huntingtin-interacting protein K-like codes for MEVGDEAIEMVDSKDLKQESKALDKLTDHVEDRQLNSSRVQTAMASIYACKEADLQAMRMREKELAVVKINAADIDIIANELEVDKKVAERTLREHKGDVVTVIWHLLN; via the coding sequence ATGGAGGTTGGAGATGAAGCAATTGAGATGGTAGATTCAAAGGACTTAAAGCAAGAGAGTAAAGCACTAGATAAGCTAACTGATCATGTTGAAGATCGTCAGCTCAATTCTTCTCGTGTTCAAACGGCTATGGCTTCAATTTATGCATGCAAGGAAGCTGATCTTCAGGCTATGAGGATGAGGGAAAAAGAACTAGCTGTTGTTAAGATTAATGCTGCTGATATCGATATAATTGCAAACGAACTAGAGGTGGACAAGAAGGTTGCAGAAAGGACTTTGAGAGAGCATAAAGGCGATGTTGTTACTGTAATATGGCATTTGCTCAACTAG